TAGTTTACTTACAAGCCCACACTTTCAAAAACCCTCCGTACGGGGCCTCCATGGATTTTGAGATTTCGAGGTTACCAGTTATCGCCGAATTCCTCTCTGATTTCCCCTTTAATCGTTTTTCTGTGGTTGACTCGTTCACTATCCGCTTAATACAGGTGCTGTGGGGCGTTGAAATTTGTGAGCTTCTTCCATACTCGCTAAAGGGTTTTAAGCACGTATCGCATGCAATGCAGCGATCAGGTAAGAACTTTCTCACTACAAAACTAAAAAATGGGAAAAAAAGGAAGAAAACTAAGATAAGAGAGCGCGATAGATAGATTCCTTTGTCTTATCTTAGATTTGATAACGGCACCTACCCCCTTTACCCGCTACTCTACTCTACTTTGCTTTAGTAACCAATGTTATTTCTAGCGAGGAAACGTTCGCTTTATCTCCCCCTTCCCCCGTTAATACCTCTGTTCCCATCTTTATGTCCTTCACTTCCACGCCCGGCATGAACTTATTCCGTACTACCTCTGCAGT
This region of Methanomicrobia archaeon genomic DNA includes:
- the albA gene encoding DNA-binding protein Alba, with protein sequence MSYVLAVVTQFNNGLSDEVLIKARGRAISRAVDTAEVVRNKFMPGVEVKDIKMGTEVLTGEGGDKANVSSLEITLVTKAK